One genomic region from Streptomyces venezuelae encodes:
- a CDS encoding FG-GAP repeat domain-containing protein: MSVRRAVALALSATLGFTGLAAVAPSAAAASNAPYEVTIAAPPSVTPPPQALFGAGTGLQTTDPAKGLRWQSLADGRVAFRSACDSTDRIAFHGDRFGCVGYHGDAVEATVHDWTTGTTLTRTRPEGHTWLRAFGTNRLLSYSADAEGAVTLHLPGLGEGAPADVDVTTTERITGRPEVLAFDADGAVVHYTRASGGQAAGLVDFATGVLVPLPAGTGLPAYPKAALSDDRIAVYGEYSTAEAFVVPRATPAGPGATVKLPNAGSGDGRLALLGDWVVGHYGDRYAPRRLKATSLTSGTTRDLGVSAAVDSDVRTGADGTLYFVGGTDSTHWGVRRVTPDATGAPVTAQVLSTPPQPVRRTGLSLANGRVTTEHEDGYRSLRGYDVSLTEPRTAASVWSCAVTSAGASPCAEPYGPGTVGARWADTGDGRLVMLGADDLPPSRGEAPCGWCVPTMYVTTAAPGATTRKITLNTTRKLDPTRFFSASGRYVHYLARENYETVSVVADIDTGKVLSVSRDTMQSLWGTWLWTASTANDTVSAVDLRTGSTVATVDLGTNCGTFDFDVVGKWIYARCQDETSAVVYDREKKVSVRFKTPRVRPQLGDGFIAYTENGSDGDPLSVIDVRSGTPVVRTVGVVALGVPNYNQGWTIDRFGGGVAFIDPQQKIHVVGLGGATSRLAAVDSAVPASVNLKSAAWKPRWNLSKPGKWSLALKRKATGATVRTLTGEGRGLVAPVWDGKDAAGKFVANGAHTWTLTVKPADGHGADLVQSGALSVTGGAAVRRDLAGDDGFGDLLVMDTAGLVSMYRGTGTGAVSARIAGTGTKFATSSVFVPTGDLNGDRCADVYVRVGDQLRAYRPGCGKVLSASSPYTSVGSGWGQYDVLTSPGDVNGDGFADLVARQAATGDVYFYGGTADHRVKPRVRIGTNWKLYKKLVGAGDLDGDGRGDLLGIDAAGVLWRYYGTAAGGVAPRVKVGGGWGGYTSLVGVGDLSGDGRADLVARDGAGKLYGYKGTGTGLYAARTVIGTSGWSGFKGLY, from the coding sequence TTGTCCGTACGAAGAGCCGTCGCGCTCGCTCTGAGCGCCACGCTCGGCTTCACCGGCCTGGCGGCCGTAGCGCCGTCCGCCGCAGCGGCATCGAACGCGCCGTACGAGGTGACGATCGCCGCACCGCCGAGCGTCACCCCGCCGCCCCAGGCCCTCTTCGGCGCGGGCACCGGTCTGCAGACCACCGACCCTGCCAAGGGCCTGCGCTGGCAGAGCCTCGCGGACGGGCGGGTCGCCTTCCGCAGTGCCTGCGACTCGACCGACAGGATCGCCTTCCACGGCGACCGGTTCGGCTGCGTCGGCTACCACGGCGACGCGGTCGAAGCCACGGTCCACGACTGGACCACCGGCACCACCCTGACCCGCACGCGTCCCGAGGGCCACACGTGGCTGCGTGCCTTCGGCACGAACCGGCTGCTCAGCTACAGCGCCGATGCCGAAGGTGCCGTGACGCTCCATCTGCCGGGCCTCGGCGAGGGTGCACCGGCGGACGTCGACGTCACGACGACCGAGCGGATCACCGGCCGCCCCGAGGTCCTGGCCTTCGACGCCGACGGCGCCGTCGTCCACTACACCCGGGCGTCCGGCGGTCAGGCCGCCGGGCTCGTCGACTTCGCCACCGGGGTGCTCGTCCCGCTGCCGGCCGGGACCGGTCTTCCCGCCTACCCGAAGGCCGCGCTCAGCGACGACCGCATCGCCGTCTACGGCGAGTACAGCACGGCGGAGGCGTTCGTCGTCCCCCGCGCCACTCCCGCGGGCCCCGGTGCCACCGTCAAGCTGCCGAACGCCGGCTCCGGTGACGGCCGCCTCGCTCTCCTCGGCGACTGGGTCGTCGGCCACTACGGCGACCGGTACGCGCCCCGCCGGCTCAAGGCCACCTCGCTCACCAGCGGCACGACCCGCGACCTGGGCGTCTCCGCCGCCGTGGACTCCGACGTCAGGACCGGCGCGGACGGCACTCTCTACTTCGTGGGCGGCACCGACTCCACCCACTGGGGAGTCCGGCGCGTCACTCCCGATGCCACCGGAGCGCCGGTTACCGCTCAGGTCCTGAGCACCCCGCCCCAGCCGGTCCGGCGGACGGGGCTGTCCCTGGCGAACGGCCGGGTCACGACCGAGCACGAGGACGGCTACCGCAGCCTACGGGGATACGACGTGTCGCTCACCGAACCGCGCACGGCCGCCTCGGTCTGGAGCTGTGCCGTGACCTCCGCCGGTGCCTCGCCGTGCGCCGAGCCCTACGGCCCGGGGACCGTCGGTGCCCGTTGGGCCGACACCGGGGATGGCCGCCTTGTCATGCTCGGGGCGGACGACCTTCCACCGTCTCGCGGGGAGGCGCCTTGCGGCTGGTGCGTCCCGACGATGTACGTGACGACGGCGGCGCCGGGCGCGACCACCCGCAAAATCACGCTGAACACCACGCGCAAGCTCGACCCCACCCGGTTCTTCAGTGCCTCGGGCCGCTACGTGCACTACCTCGCCCGTGAGAACTACGAGACCGTTTCGGTCGTCGCGGACATCGATACCGGCAAGGTCCTCTCGGTTTCCCGCGACACGATGCAGTCCCTGTGGGGCACCTGGCTCTGGACGGCGTCGACGGCGAACGACACCGTCTCGGCGGTCGACCTGCGCACCGGTTCCACCGTCGCGACGGTGGACCTCGGGACGAACTGCGGCACCTTCGACTTCGATGTCGTCGGCAAGTGGATCTACGCCCGGTGCCAGGACGAAACGTCCGCCGTCGTGTACGACCGGGAGAAGAAGGTCTCGGTCCGTTTCAAGACCCCGCGCGTCCGGCCGCAGCTCGGCGACGGCTTCATCGCGTACACGGAAAACGGCAGCGACGGCGACCCGCTGAGCGTGATCGACGTCCGCTCCGGCACGCCGGTGGTGCGCACCGTCGGTGTCGTCGCGCTCGGCGTGCCCAACTACAACCAGGGATGGACGATCGACCGCTTCGGCGGTGGCGTCGCCTTCATCGACCCGCAGCAGAAGATCCACGTCGTCGGTCTCGGCGGAGCCACCAGCCGCCTCGCGGCGGTCGACTCCGCGGTGCCGGCATCGGTGAACCTGAAGTCCGCTGCCTGGAAGCCGCGTTGGAACCTGTCCAAGCCCGGCAAGTGGTCTCTCGCGCTCAAGCGCAAGGCGACCGGCGCGACCGTCCGCACCCTCACCGGTGAGGGCCGTGGCCTCGTCGCTCCCGTCTGGGACGGGAAGGACGCGGCCGGGAAGTTCGTCGCGAACGGTGCGCACACCTGGACCCTGACGGTGAAGCCGGCCGACGGCCACGGCGCCGATCTCGTCCAGTCCGGAGCCCTGTCCGTGACCGGTGGAGCCGCCGTGCGGCGGGACCTCGCCGGGGACGACGGCTTCGGTGACCTGCTGGTGATGGACACGGCCGGACTCGTGTCGATGTACCGGGGGACCGGTACGGGCGCGGTGTCGGCGCGGATCGCCGGTACGGGGACCAAGTTCGCGACCTCGTCTGTGTTCGTGCCGACGGGTGATCTGAACGGCGACCGGTGTGCGGATGTGTACGTCCGCGTGGGCGACCAGCTGCGGGCCTACAGGCCCGGCTGCGGCAAGGTGCTGTCCGCCTCCTCGCCGTACACCTCGGTCGGTTCCGGCTGGGGGCAGTACGACGTGCTGACCTCGCCGGGCGACGTGAACGGTGACGGGTTCGCCGATCTCGTCGCGCGCCAGGCGGCCACCGGTGACGTGTACTTCTACGGCGGCACGGCCGACCACCGGGTGAAGCCCCGGGTCCGGATCGGCACCAACTGGAAGCTGTACAAGAAGCTCGTCGGCGCCGGTGACCTCGACGGCGACGGGCGCGGCGACCTGCTCGGCATCGACGCGGCGGGCGTGCTGTGGCGGTACTACGGCACGGCGGCCGGCGGTGTGGCGCCGCGGGTCAAGGTCGGTGGCGGCTGGGGCGGGTACACGTCCCTGGTCGGCGTCGGCGACCTGTCCGGCGACGGCCGTGCGGATCTCGTCGCACGTGACGGCGCGGGCAAGTTGTACGGCTACAAGGGCACCGGGACCGGGCTCTACGCCGCCCGGACG
- a CDS encoding class I SAM-dependent methyltransferase, translating into MDLNNRDIRTVEDVLRLLDGLFAPGADRWTEGGADWWDGFYADRDKPVPFFVAKPDENLVSYVERGLLPAGGKALDLGCGPGRNALHLASLGFDVTAVDLSPTAIAWAEERAREAGTENVRFVNGDAFAVGLDGPYDLVYDSGCFHHLPPHRRVSYLALLDRVLAPGGHFALTAFAAGEGGMGSELPDAEFYRRGGLEGGLAYTDTELRTLFADLTEIDLRRMRDEPPTSPTFGEPFLWTALFRLT; encoded by the coding sequence ATGGACCTGAACAACCGTGACATCCGCACGGTCGAGGACGTCCTGCGCCTGCTCGACGGCCTCTTCGCGCCCGGTGCCGACCGGTGGACGGAAGGGGGCGCCGACTGGTGGGACGGCTTCTACGCGGACCGCGACAAGCCGGTGCCGTTCTTCGTCGCCAAGCCTGACGAGAACCTCGTCTCGTACGTCGAGCGAGGCCTGCTGCCGGCCGGCGGCAAGGCCCTCGACCTCGGCTGCGGGCCCGGGCGGAACGCCCTGCACCTCGCGTCACTGGGCTTCGACGTGACCGCGGTCGACCTCTCGCCCACCGCCATCGCCTGGGCGGAGGAACGTGCCCGGGAGGCCGGCACCGAGAATGTCAGGTTCGTGAACGGCGACGCCTTCGCCGTCGGCCTGGACGGCCCGTACGACCTCGTCTACGACTCCGGCTGCTTCCACCACCTGCCCCCGCACCGCCGCGTCAGCTACCTCGCGCTCCTCGACCGCGTCCTCGCCCCCGGCGGGCACTTCGCGCTCACCGCGTTCGCCGCCGGGGAGGGCGGCATGGGCTCGGAGCTGCCGGACGCCGAGTTCTACCGACGGGGCGGCCTGGAAGGCGGACTCGCCTACACCGACACGGAGTTGCGCACGCTCTTCGCCGACCTGACGGAGATCGACCTCCGCCGCATGCGCGACGAGCCCCCCACCTCCCCCACCTTCGGCGAGCCCTTCCTCTGGACGGCCCTCTTCCGCCTCACATAG
- a CDS encoding SRPBCC domain-containing protein — translation MVTLLTTPADRELVITRTFDAPPGRLWEAWTRPEHVREWYGVSALTTTVVDVDLRVGGAWRWGQTAPDGQEIVFSGTYEEIVPAERLDYTEVFEQMPDADPVRVTLTFDATPDGGTALTSTSMWPSNEIRDQALAAGMEAGVREQYDRLAEHLRTM, via the coding sequence ATGGTCACCCTGCTGACGACACCCGCCGATCGCGAACTGGTCATCACCAGGACCTTCGACGCCCCGCCGGGCCGGCTGTGGGAGGCCTGGACGCGCCCCGAGCACGTACGCGAGTGGTACGGGGTCTCGGCGCTGACCACGACGGTCGTCGACGTCGACCTGCGGGTGGGCGGCGCGTGGCGCTGGGGCCAGACCGCGCCGGACGGCCAGGAGATCGTCTTCTCCGGCACGTACGAGGAGATCGTCCCGGCGGAGCGGCTCGACTACACGGAGGTCTTCGAGCAGATGCCGGACGCCGACCCGGTCCGCGTCACCCTCACCTTCGACGCGACCCCGGACGGCGGCACGGCCCTGACCAGCACCTCGATGTGGCCCTCGAACGAGATCCGGGACCAGGCGCTGGCGGCGGGCATGGAGGCGGGCGTACGGGAGCAGTACGACCGCCTCGCGGAGCACCTGCGGACTATGTGA